The Deltaproteobacteria bacterium genome has a window encoding:
- a CDS encoding ABC transporter permease — MNKRRQSIVPKMGTWIVRYRWIPLLPLLAYLVVFFVLPMSKAFYGSLWDPHFTLAHYSHFFRQPVYLKVIINSFKIALMVTLFSLLLGYPYAYLLSSVSERTASKLLVFVLLPFWISLLVRNYAWMVLLGRNGVFNTILLSTGLVSKPIKLLYSSRGVDIAMVHIMLPYMILSLYAVMKGIDRNLLKAAQSLGANRLRTFVRIFLPLSLPGVGGGCLMVFIMAIGFFITPALLGGPKDTMIAQLIEQNVTLLLNWGFAFAASFVLLLLTVLILLVYNRFLGLDRLWGGTGD; from the coding sequence GTGAACAAAAGGAGACAGAGCATTGTTCCAAAGATGGGCACTTGGATCGTGCGGTACCGGTGGATACCCCTACTCCCCCTGTTGGCATATCTCGTTGTTTTCTTCGTTCTTCCCATGTCAAAGGCCTTTTATGGAAGCCTATGGGACCCCCATTTTACCCTGGCACATTACTCGCATTTCTTCAGGCAGCCCGTCTATCTCAAGGTGATAATCAATTCCTTCAAGATCGCCCTAATGGTGACGCTTTTTTCTCTCCTCCTGGGCTATCCGTATGCCTATCTCCTTTCGAGCGTCTCCGAAAGAACGGCCAGCAAACTCCTGGTCTTTGTCCTTCTCCCCTTCTGGATAAGCCTTCTTGTAAGAAACTATGCATGGATGGTCCTTCTCGGAAGAAACGGTGTCTTCAATACGATTCTCCTGAGTACGGGGTTGGTCTCCAAACCCATAAAACTCCTCTACAGCTCCCGTGGTGTCGATATCGCCATGGTTCATATTATGCTGCCCTATATGATCCTGTCCCTTTACGCCGTCATGAAAGGCATCGACCGGAACCTCCTCAAGGCGGCCCAGAGTTTGGGAGCCAACCGTCTTCGAACCTTTGTCCGGATCTTTCTTCCACTTTCTCTCCCTGGAGTCGGAGGAGGATGCCTGATGGTCTTCATAATGGCCATCGGCTTTTTCATCACACCGGCCCTCCTTGGAGGTCCAAAGGACACTATGATCGCTCAACTCATTGAACAGAACGTGACCCTTTTGCTCAACTGGGGATTCGCCTTTGCAGCCTCCTTTGTCCTGCTTTTGCTCACCGTGTTGATCCTGCTGGTCTACAACCGCTTTCTCGGTCTGGATAGATTGTGGGGAGGGACAGGGGACTAG
- a CDS encoding ubiquinone/menaquinone biosynthesis methyltransferase: MKDRERFVRSIFTRLPPSYHLLNGLLSFGWDLCRGRLTVRRLLENKGGLFLDTVTGTCEGTRELLGADDTARVLAIDFSSSMLVRGKAKIARLFQTDRAQFALADGLYLPSRGEAFDGIMIAFVIRNIEQRGKALQEAAAVLKPGGLLAILEFTVPDDHWFWSIYRFYLRGVLPRLGDPLSHNRSAYQYLSDSIMGFPRPKAFLKAVERAGFTAVHYCPLTLGIVGVYTGMQH, from the coding sequence ATGAAAGATAGAGAGAGATTCGTAAGATCGATTTTCACTCGGCTCCCGCCGAGCTACCATCTTCTCAACGGGCTGCTCAGCTTCGGGTGGGATCTCTGTCGGGGACGCCTCACCGTGCGGAGGCTCCTCGAGAACAAAGGGGGACTCTTTCTCGACACGGTTACAGGCACCTGTGAGGGGACACGTGAGTTGCTGGGGGCCGATGATACAGCACGGGTCCTCGCGATAGATTTTAGCTCTTCCATGTTGGTCAGAGGAAAGGCCAAGATCGCCCGCCTTTTCCAGACAGACCGTGCCCAGTTCGCCCTTGCCGATGGCCTCTATCTTCCCTCTAGGGGAGAAGCCTTTGACGGTATCATGATCGCGTTTGTCATACGGAACATTGAACAGCGCGGGAAGGCCTTGCAGGAGGCTGCAGCGGTCCTGAAGCCTGGAGGACTGCTGGCGATCCTGGAATTCACGGTGCCGGACGATCACTGGTTTTGGTCCATCTACCGGTTCTATCTCAGGGGTGTCCTCCCCCGCCTAGGGGATCCCCTTTCGCACAACAGGAGCGCCTATCAGTACCTTTCCGACTCGATTATGGGTTTCCCGAGACCCAAGGCCTTTCTGAAGGCCGTGGAGCGGGCCGGTTTTACGGCGGTCCACTACTGTCCTCTGACACTTGGAATCGTCGGGGTCTACACCGGAATGCAACACTGA
- a CDS encoding aminotransferase class I/II-fold pyridoxal phosphate-dependent enzyme, producing the protein MGKENYRFDTLAVHAGEAIDPVTGATITPLYQTAAFGYSTVDHWYRVATEKEAGFIYSRNRNPTQVVAEEKIAALEGAERALVFSSGMAAITTTLLSLLSSGDHVVSVKDSYGGTYLIFTTLLPRFGVGVDLVETTDPRAIEGAVGKRTKVVYLETPTNPTLKVIDLERISGFCQERKICLIVDNTLATPFNQQPLGFGATLVIHSATKYLAGHGDVVCGAVAGPSGLIEEIDRLRGITGPSLDPHGAWLLIRGMKTLALRLDRQNRNALEVARFLENHPKVVRVFYPGLESHPQHAVAKRQMKGFGGMLSFELTGDYASTKRFLDSLRIPHRAANLGSVESLVGPPSTTSHVECTAEERQAAGIPETLVRYAPGIEDADDLIADLDQSLEQIG; encoded by the coding sequence ATGGGAAAGGAGAACTATCGATTCGACACGCTCGCCGTCCATGCAGGTGAGGCCATTGATCCGGTTACAGGAGCCACAATCACTCCCCTCTATCAGACTGCGGCCTTCGGCTATTCCACCGTCGACCACTGGTATCGTGTGGCCACAGAGAAAGAGGCCGGCTTTATCTATTCCAGGAATCGGAACCCAACCCAGGTGGTGGCAGAGGAGAAGATTGCCGCCCTGGAGGGTGCAGAGCGGGCCCTTGTCTTTTCGTCAGGTATGGCCGCCATCACGACTACCCTTCTCTCTCTCCTCTCAAGTGGCGACCATGTAGTCTCGGTCAAGGACTCCTATGGAGGGACCTACCTGATTTTCACGACCCTCCTGCCCAGGTTCGGTGTGGGAGTGGATCTCGTTGAGACGACCGATCCCCGGGCAATTGAAGGAGCCGTAGGCAAGAGAACCAAGGTGGTCTATCTCGAGACACCGACGAACCCTACTCTCAAGGTGATCGACCTGGAGAGGATCTCCGGGTTTTGCCAGGAGCGCAAGATCTGTCTCATCGTGGACAACACCCTGGCCACCCCCTTCAACCAGCAGCCCCTCGGTTTTGGTGCCACCCTGGTGATTCACAGCGCCACCAAGTACCTGGCAGGACATGGAGACGTGGTCTGCGGCGCCGTGGCCGGGCCCTCGGGGCTGATCGAAGAGATCGACCGGTTGCGGGGGATCACCGGGCCATCCCTCGATCCCCATGGGGCGTGGCTTCTTATCCGGGGAATGAAGACCCTGGCTCTCAGGTTGGACCGGCAGAACCGTAACGCCCTTGAGGTGGCCCGGTTTCTGGAGAACCATCCCAAGGTGGTGCGGGTATTTTACCCGGGCCTCGAGAGCCATCCCCAGCACGCCGTTGCGAAGAGGCAGATGAAGGGCTTCGGGGGGATGCTAAGCTTCGAACTCACGGGTGACTACGCTTCCACCAAGCGCTTCCTCGACAGCCTGAGAATCCCCCATCGGGCGGCCAATCTCGGTTCAGTGGAGAGCCTTGTCGGGCCTCCCTCGACGACCTCTCACGTTGAATGCACAGCCGAGGAGAGACAAGCAGCAG
- a CDS encoding ABC transporter permease → MDLRPSQVAKTYGSGTDWASLSLYVVCGLVAFYLILPILVVFPMSFSSAEFLTFPPPGFSLKWFLRYFGDPSWIGPTIVSLQVAAMAMILSTVLGTLAAMALVRARIAGRAIIHTFILFPMIIPVIIISIALYSFFTKIGLRGTRIGLVVGHSLLCIPFVVLTVSASLKGFDETLEKAAMICGASRLKTFARITFPMIRPGLISGALFAFIVSFDEIVISMFICGIDTKTLPLKMWEGIRMEINPVIPAVSTLLICFSMVLLVSVEILRRRLQSRIARA, encoded by the coding sequence ATGGATCTCCGGCCTTCACAGGTTGCGAAAACCTACGGCTCCGGAACGGATTGGGCTTCGCTGAGCCTTTATGTGGTCTGCGGGCTGGTTGCATTCTATCTGATTCTCCCAATCCTGGTCGTCTTCCCCATGTCCTTCTCCTCTGCGGAGTTCCTCACCTTCCCTCCTCCTGGGTTTTCCTTGAAGTGGTTCCTCCGTTACTTTGGAGATCCTTCGTGGATAGGGCCGACCATAGTGAGTCTACAAGTAGCTGCCATGGCCATGATCCTCAGTACGGTTCTGGGAACCCTCGCGGCCATGGCGCTTGTCCGTGCTCGAATAGCGGGCAGGGCGATAATCCACACCTTCATCCTCTTCCCCATGATCATTCCTGTTATCATCATTTCCATCGCCCTTTACAGCTTCTTCACGAAGATCGGCCTCCGAGGTACCAGGATCGGGCTTGTTGTGGGCCATTCCCTCCTCTGTATCCCCTTTGTGGTTCTCACCGTTTCTGCTTCTCTCAAGGGGTTTGACGAAACCCTCGAGAAGGCGGCAATGATCTGCGGGGCCAGCCGGCTGAAGACCTTCGCCAGAATAACATTCCCCATGATCCGCCCGGGACTCATCTCCGGAGCCCTGTTTGCCTTCATCGTCTCCTTTGATGAGATCGTGATCTCCATGTTCATCTGTGGCATTGACACCAAAACCCTTCCTCTGAAGATGTGGGAGGGGATCAGAATGGAAATCAACCCGGTCATTCCGGCCGTTTCCACGTTACTTATCTGTTTCTCAATGGTTCTCCTGGTTTCTGTGGAGATACTCCGTCGGCGGCTGCAGTCAAGAATCGCAAGGGCTTGA
- a CDS encoding ABC transporter substrate-binding protein, which yields MKIRCSWVCVILAFVAVLVLTNSGYAAQRKLVIVGWGGAWEEGIKKAFADPFEKETGIRVIFTGPIDFGKMKAMVESGKVEWDVLQAGDFRILPAAKAGLLEPIDYSIVDKSVLFPGAAREYGCGGEYEAMVLGYRTDTYKDKTPKGWKDFWDVKRFPGPRSLYKGVFYTLEAALLADGVPPDKLYPLDEDRAFASLDRIKPHVTVWWRMGSQSQALLKDHEVDMISAWNGRVAKLIHRGDPVAISWEQALFVQSAWAVVKNAPHKKEAMEFINFAGRAKNQAVMAEHIYYGPTNPEALKYIPEKVARWMPSYPENFKKSIELSGRYWEKNRDRLTEKFEAWLMK from the coding sequence ATGAAGATTCGATGCTCTTGGGTCTGTGTGATCTTGGCCTTTGTCGCCGTGTTGGTTCTAACTAATTCGGGTTATGCTGCTCAGAGGAAACTCGTAATCGTGGGATGGGGTGGTGCCTGGGAGGAGGGTATCAAGAAGGCCTTTGCCGATCCCTTTGAGAAAGAGACAGGTATCAGGGTGATTTTCACTGGGCCCATCGACTTCGGCAAGATGAAGGCCATGGTGGAAAGCGGAAAAGTTGAGTGGGACGTCCTACAGGCTGGTGACTTCCGGATTCTCCCCGCTGCCAAGGCCGGTCTGCTGGAGCCGATCGATTACAGCATCGTGGACAAGAGTGTGCTATTCCCGGGTGCGGCCCGTGAATACGGGTGTGGCGGAGAGTACGAGGCCATGGTACTTGGATACAGGACAGATACCTACAAGGACAAAACCCCAAAGGGGTGGAAGGACTTCTGGGATGTGAAGAGATTCCCGGGCCCCCGATCCCTTTACAAGGGGGTTTTCTATACCCTGGAGGCGGCACTGCTCGCCGATGGAGTCCCACCGGATAAGCTCTATCCTCTGGACGAGGATCGTGCCTTCGCCTCCTTGGACCGGATCAAGCCCCATGTGACCGTCTGGTGGAGAATGGGTTCGCAATCCCAGGCACTGCTCAAGGATCACGAGGTGGACATGATCTCCGCCTGGAACGGTCGGGTTGCTAAGCTCATCCATCGAGGAGATCCAGTGGCTATTAGTTGGGAACAGGCCCTGTTCGTTCAGTCGGCCTGGGCTGTGGTAAAGAACGCCCCCCACAAGAAGGAGGCCATGGAGTTCATCAACTTCGCCGGACGAGCAAAGAACCAGGCCGTCATGGCCGAGCACATCTACTACGGCCCGACAAATCCTGAAGCCTTGAAATACATCCCGGAAAAAGTCGCCAGATGGATGCCCAGCTACCCTGAGAATTTCAAGAAAAGCATAGAGCTTAGCGGCCGTTATTGGGAAAAGAACCGGGATCGACTCACCGAGAAATTCGAAGCTTGGCTGATGAAATGA
- a CDS encoding ABC transporter ATP-binding protein, whose translation MMIDQPERQVPENATGGVYLRSLTKRFGRVLAVDNLTLHVREGELLTLLGPSGSGKTTTLMLIAGFELPTSGEIFIRGKNILLVPPFKRNIGMVFQNYALFPHMTVFDNIAFPLQMRKIGKKDTEEKVSRVLELVKLPGFENRYPRQLSGGQQQRVALARALVYDPPLLLMDEPLGALDKKLREYMQIEIRNLQRELKITSIYVTHDQQEALTMSDRIAVFNEGRIQQVGTPDELYERPISRFVADFIGESNFIRGRISRLDGESGVMATADGIDIPCPLLPGFQLHQEVELTIRPEKIKFADTSEHLGVVLEGLVEERIYVGEIVRYRIKISENQTIDLKQQISHGVKPFNKGDRVCVGWSLEDSKIL comes from the coding sequence ATGATGATTGACCAACCAGAGAGGCAGGTACCTGAGAACGCGACCGGGGGCGTTTATCTCAGGTCTCTTACCAAGCGCTTCGGAAGGGTCCTGGCTGTTGACAACCTAACCCTCCACGTCAGGGAGGGGGAGCTCTTGACTCTCCTGGGCCCGAGCGGTTCAGGGAAAACCACGACCCTCATGCTCATAGCCGGATTTGAACTACCTACATCGGGTGAGATCTTTATCCGCGGAAAGAACATCCTTCTAGTTCCTCCCTTTAAGAGAAACATCGGCATGGTCTTTCAAAACTACGCCCTCTTCCCACACATGACGGTTTTCGACAACATAGCCTTTCCTTTACAGATGCGTAAGATCGGCAAGAAGGACACAGAGGAGAAGGTCTCGAGAGTGCTCGAACTCGTCAAGCTCCCGGGATTCGAAAACCGATACCCCAGGCAACTCAGCGGCGGACAGCAGCAGCGTGTAGCCCTTGCGCGGGCTCTTGTCTACGATCCCCCCCTGCTGCTGATGGATGAGCCTCTTGGAGCCCTCGACAAAAAGCTGCGGGAATACATGCAGATCGAGATCAGAAACCTCCAGAGGGAGTTGAAGATCACGAGCATCTATGTGACTCACGATCAGCAAGAAGCGCTGACCATGTCCGACCGGATCGCGGTTTTCAACGAAGGCAGAATCCAACAGGTGGGAACACCCGACGAACTCTACGAACGACCGATCAGCCGGTTTGTGGCCGATTTTATCGGGGAGTCCAATTTTATCCGGGGAAGGATAAGCAGGCTCGATGGAGAATCCGGGGTCATGGCAACAGCGGATGGAATCGATATTCCGTGCCCGCTTTTGCCGGGATTTCAGCTCCATCAAGAGGTAGAGCTTACCATCCGGCCGGAGAAAATCAAGTTCGCCGACACCTCAGAACACCTGGGTGTGGTGCTCGAGGGTTTGGTGGAGGAGCGGATCTATGTAGGCGAAATTGTTAGATACCGAATCAAGATTTCCGAGAACCAGACCATCGATCTCAAACAGCAGATCAGCCACGGGGTGAAACCCTTCAACAAGGGGGATCGTGTCTGCGTGGGATGGAGTCTTGAAGACTCCAAAATCCTCTAA
- a CDS encoding DMT family transporter, producing MEKRLDFRSIALLLLLTVLWGASFPAMKMALHGFPPVFLGTFRFLLAGILATFYGLLRGERLALQSRTSPFLLFLYGVSLAAEIVLLLIGIDHTSANRASILFNTAPFWVLSLAIFLLPRERLPLNKWIGSGLAFTGVVLLFVGPRSTSGPSGLLGDILVLAASGVWGIRIILLKFFPVAIGVTTIQVWQFFVTGILLGLLGLSVERVSDIHLSLPVLVAFLYVAMVANAFGFMLWTYLVQKEMATRVAPFMFLTPVFGVLTSAAWLKEALTGTLLVSLALVGAGIFVVNRQEVAGMDAGGIEPG from the coding sequence GTGGAAAAGAGACTCGATTTTCGATCAATTGCCCTCTTGCTACTGCTGACCGTCCTGTGGGGGGCATCATTTCCGGCCATGAAAATGGCCCTCCACGGGTTCCCACCTGTTTTCCTGGGGACCTTCAGGTTCCTCCTCGCAGGGATTCTGGCTACCTTCTATGGCCTGCTACGAGGGGAACGTCTGGCCCTTCAGAGCAGGACAAGCCCCTTTCTCCTCTTTCTCTACGGCGTTTCCCTCGCCGCTGAAATCGTCCTGCTCCTCATCGGAATCGACCATACCTCTGCCAACCGAGCCTCCATACTCTTCAACACGGCTCCCTTCTGGGTCTTGTCTCTAGCCATCTTCCTTCTTCCCCGTGAGCGCCTCCCACTCAACAAGTGGATCGGCAGCGGACTGGCCTTCACGGGCGTTGTGCTCCTCTTTGTCGGACCTCGGAGCACAAGCGGGCCTTCGGGATTACTGGGGGACATTCTGGTTCTGGCAGCCTCGGGTGTATGGGGGATCAGGATCATACTTCTGAAGTTCTTTCCCGTGGCCATAGGGGTTACTACGATTCAGGTCTGGCAGTTTTTTGTCACAGGAATTCTGCTTGGCCTTCTCGGTCTTTCGGTGGAAAGGGTTTCGGATATACATCTAAGCCTGCCGGTCTTGGTTGCTTTTCTCTATGTGGCGATGGTCGCCAATGCCTTTGGCTTCATGCTCTGGACCTACCTCGTCCAGAAGGAGATGGCCACCCGGGTAGCTCCTTTCATGTTTCTCACCCCGGTCTTTGGAGTCCTGACGAGTGCGGCCTGGCTTAAAGAGGCGCTGACCGGAACCCTCCTGGTAAGCCTTGCCCTCGTAGGGGCGGGAATATTCGTGGTGAACCGGCAGGAGGTGGCCGGCATGGATGCCGGGGGGATCGAGCCCGGCTAG